Proteins from a genomic interval of Paenibacillus sp. RC334:
- a CDS encoding response regulator transcription factor, giving the protein MNNAAILLVDDEQSILELMLTVLYKEGYTNVDTVMTGEAAITACEGKIYDLIILDVMLPGRSGIEICPFLRQTTDAPILFLTARESDFDKLTGFAVGGDDYITKPFNPLEVVARIRSQLRRYLTVNNTTKESGSAQPSSKMNAIYDYGHFQIDETAGELRVEQTVVACPALVFQLLLFLCKNPNRIFSKSELYEAVWGEEALSDDNTVMVHIHRIRERIEPDPANPSFIVNVRGLGYKLVQAKIGSSQRL; this is encoded by the coding sequence TACTTGTCGACGACGAGCAATCCATTCTTGAACTCATGCTGACCGTCCTATATAAGGAAGGCTACACGAATGTCGATACAGTGATGACAGGTGAAGCGGCCATTACTGCCTGTGAAGGAAAAATCTACGATTTGATCATATTAGATGTCATGTTGCCAGGACGCAGTGGAATCGAAATATGTCCGTTTCTCCGTCAAACGACGGATGCTCCCATCTTATTTTTAACCGCTCGGGAATCTGATTTTGATAAGCTGACTGGGTTCGCTGTTGGCGGCGATGATTACATTACCAAACCGTTTAATCCGTTAGAGGTTGTCGCACGCATACGTTCACAACTACGGCGTTACTTGACCGTTAATAATACAACCAAAGAATCTGGATCTGCACAGCCCTCCAGCAAAATGAACGCCATTTATGACTATGGACATTTTCAGATCGATGAAACAGCCGGTGAGCTTCGTGTTGAGCAAACAGTCGTAGCCTGTCCTGCGCTAGTCTTCCAATTATTGCTTTTCTTATGCAAAAACCCCAATCGAATTTTCAGCAAAAGCGAGCTATATGAAGCCGTCTGGGGAGAAGAAGCATTAAGCGATGACAATACCGTCATGGTACATATTCATCGCATCCGGGAACGAATTGAACCTGATCCTGCCAATCCAAGCTTTATCGTAAATGTTAGAGGACTTGGCTATAAGCTCGTACAAGCGAAAATAGGGAGTTCCCAACGATTATGA
- a CDS encoding HAMP domain-containing sensor histidine kinase has protein sequence MNIKRKLMMRFVLQLATAEAFAFLIAAVTFFWAYQRLVDIRLSNDFASTGLEQLVASSEIGKDGIHFDPLLLEQVKKNGGWLQSLDENGQVNQSYNTPQDVPKKYAPGEFVSYWTGTRSFPYGLSLWVQEKDGRTFTLLYGQPNPMGTLLKTVSSQGTLSSNGKLILPHEVTARLKQLGGYIQLLDATGSELASYNRPTSAPTAYTLQELSLRTMYSERYGFHLSSEYMEETGRTWVISLPNAGGVATGNSWLPPEEERTILKSIVAMFSAIFLLFLLLSLWQAHRFGVPLLHMLSWLDALGKSVYQEPVDHRGIQRSRLGSGKWKRRYLIFADVMDSIDKLSGTLQRDQVLRQQTDSLREEWIAGITHDLKTPLVSIKGYAHLLAEPQYDWTAEEVRKFSGTMLEKSAHMDMLINDLAMSYRLKSGARPPESEEIELNSWLRETLERVGTDPFYKEEAILFRPAPVDIFVKLYTPWLERVINNLTANALLHNPPETTLTVSVISSEGGKGFTIEFADNGRGMDENTVSRLFERYYRGTNTSTTPNGTGLGMAVSKGLIEAMGGQITVDTALGKGTVIRLIWHDVMANSES, from the coding sequence ATGAATATTAAACGCAAGCTAATGATGCGATTCGTGCTACAGTTGGCTACCGCTGAAGCTTTTGCGTTCCTGATTGCTGCTGTTACGTTCTTTTGGGCGTATCAACGCTTAGTCGATATCCGCCTCTCCAATGATTTTGCCTCTACTGGATTAGAACAGCTTGTAGCGTCCTCCGAAATAGGCAAGGACGGCATACACTTTGATCCACTTTTGCTAGAGCAGGTCAAGAAAAACGGCGGCTGGCTGCAAAGTCTTGACGAAAACGGGCAGGTGAATCAGTCCTACAATACACCGCAAGATGTACCGAAGAAATATGCACCCGGCGAGTTCGTCTCTTATTGGACAGGTACCCGCTCCTTCCCCTATGGGCTTTCTCTTTGGGTTCAGGAGAAAGATGGTCGAACTTTCACACTGCTATATGGTCAGCCTAATCCTATGGGAACCCTATTAAAAACAGTAAGCAGTCAGGGAACATTGTCTTCGAATGGAAAGCTGATATTGCCCCATGAAGTCACTGCCCGTCTCAAGCAGCTTGGTGGCTACATACAGTTACTGGATGCAACCGGGTCGGAGCTTGCTTCCTACAATCGTCCAACATCTGCACCGACAGCCTATACTCTTCAGGAGCTTTCCCTTCGCACCATGTACAGTGAAAGATACGGCTTCCACCTTTCCTCCGAATATATGGAAGAAACGGGTCGTACATGGGTCATTAGTCTTCCAAATGCTGGCGGTGTTGCTACAGGCAATAGCTGGCTTCCTCCTGAGGAAGAAAGAACGATACTAAAGTCCATAGTCGCCATGTTCTCAGCTATTTTTCTCTTATTCCTGCTTCTCTCACTGTGGCAGGCGCATCGCTTCGGAGTCCCGTTACTTCATATGCTCTCCTGGCTCGATGCACTCGGTAAATCCGTATATCAAGAGCCTGTTGATCATAGAGGCATTCAACGCAGCCGGTTGGGTTCAGGCAAATGGAAGCGACGTTACCTCATTTTTGCGGATGTGATGGATTCTATTGATAAGCTCTCAGGTACGCTGCAAAGAGATCAGGTACTGCGTCAGCAAACCGATAGTCTCAGAGAGGAATGGATTGCCGGGATCACCCATGATCTGAAAACACCGCTCGTTTCCATCAAAGGTTACGCTCACTTACTGGCTGAGCCGCAATATGATTGGACCGCAGAAGAAGTTCGTAAATTTTCGGGTACAATGCTGGAAAAATCCGCGCACATGGATATGTTGATTAATGATCTTGCCATGAGTTATCGCTTAAAAAGCGGTGCCCGTCCCCCGGAATCTGAGGAAATTGAGTTGAATAGCTGGCTACGGGAAACGTTAGAGCGGGTGGGTACCGACCCTTTTTATAAGGAAGAAGCCATTTTGTTCCGGCCTGCTCCTGTCGACATCTTCGTTAAGCTATATACGCCTTGGCTAGAAAGGGTCATTAACAATTTGACTGCCAATGCTCTGCTTCATAATCCGCCTGAAACGACACTTACCGTCTCGGTTATATCCAGCGAAGGTGGTAAAGGGTTCACGATTGAATTTGCTGATAACGGGAGAGGAATGGATGAAAATACGGTAAGCCGATTATTTGAGCGTTATTACCGAGGAACCAATACCTCAACTACGCCGAATGGGACAGGTCTTGGTATGGCTGTATCCAAAGGGCTGATTGAAGCCATGGGAGGGCAAATTACGGTCGACACGGCTTTAGGGAAAGGCACGGTCATTCGCCTTATTTGGCATGACGTTATGGCTAACAGTGAAAGCTGA